A segment of the Lolium perenne isolate Kyuss_39 chromosome 3, Kyuss_2.0, whole genome shotgun sequence genome:
GAGTTTACCCATCCATGGGTTCGCtctctttgccactttggccatAACCTGACCCCAATCCGAGGTCAGGAGAGCTCGCTCTCCAATGGGCAGACCTAGATAGGTAAAAGGAAAGCTCTTGTTCTACATTGAGGCAGACGTCATAGAAGAAAGTTAATTGACTTCTTCTCTTACGTTAGAGAGGAAATTAATAACTGACTATAGAAGATTCTGTAGCTAAACCATTTTTAGGTTGCAGTGGCAATATCCGTGATGTAGCAGAATATCTTCTCCGGTTTAATGTGTAACGATTGGACGGTTCACAGAAAGCAAATCTGTGGTATTGAAAGCGGTTTTATGCACCACCATCGCCCCACAATGGAATAGATGTATTTAGATGGTCCTTACTTTGTGCAAGTTGAAACTTAAGAGGTCGAAGAAATATTGTCTGATCTGCTAGCTGAAACTAGTCGTAGTTCCCAAGTGTAAGCCGTTGCAACTTGATACATAGAGATCCAAAGAACCACTGGCTGCTGCTAGCTGAAACAACTTGTAGTTGTAATGTGTAATTAACCCGTTGCAAGTTGAAACTTAAAGAATGGGACACTAGCTGCTACTAGCTGAAACTACTTGTATTTCTAAATTAAAGTGCAATCCACATCCATTTCTTTTGGGGAAAAAATCCACGTCCATATATATATGCACCTCAATCATAGTGGTTTTGAAGCAAACCGCAAGAGCAGATTGTAGCTTGCAGAACAAGACTTCAGATCCAAGTTACCAGCAAACAAGCTCTACCGAGTGCATTGAGCAATGGCTTCAACCGCCGACCTGGCCGACCTCGCGGACCGCTTCGAGGTCTCAGGGCCGGCGCGCATCTTGTACAGAGCCACTGCTGGTCATCCTTCTACAACGATGATTGACTGGTATGCCATCCTGCATCATGCATGGGATCTTAAATTCAAGGCATGGTTATATGTATGTGATCAAGCTACATGCAATTCTGTATTCCACTATCCATTCCTGCCCGCTGGAAGCTGCCTAGGCTGGATTGATAGCAAATGTGATTTTCTATGGTCATTTTCAAAAATACTCTGACGTGTGGTTTGTCCAGGCTTCAAAAAATTTACAGGTTCATCGCTCACAATCTCATGTCCATATTCACCGCTGGCCATCCTTCTCCAACGATGATTgactggtatatatatatatatatatgtcatcGTGCATAATGCACGGGAACTTTAATTTAGAACATCTGTTTACATGTACATGAGGCTTGGCGCTTGCAATAAAAACTAGCATTCTGAATACTCTGGCTTGTGGTTTGTCCAGGATTCGGAGAACTTATGGTTCCATCACTAACAACATCCTGTCCGACGCCACTGGCGGCGATCCTTCTCCAGCAATGATTGAGGGGTATGCCATCGTGCATCATGCATCGAAAGCTTTAATTTAGGCCATCTGCTTATATGTATCCGAATGATGGCGGCTCGCATGATGATTGATAGCATATGTGATTTTCTATGGTGGTTTGCATCAAACAACTAGCATTATAAATAAATAGTCTGACTTGTGGTTTTTTCCAGGCTTCGGAAACTTTATGGGTCCATCACTAACAACATCCTGTCCAAAGCCACCGCCGGCCAACCTTCTTCAACGATGATCGACTGGTACGGAATCGCGCATCGTGCATGGTGCTTTAATCTATGACATCTGTTTATATGTACATGGGCAAGATATATGTAATTATGAATCCACCATCTTGGCGGTTGCGCGATGCACTTGGACTTGGCTCGACTGATAGCAAATATGATTTTCTATGGTTGTCTGCAAGAAATACTACGATTCTGAATGATCTGACTAGCTTGTTGGTCCACCGCTGACACTATATATCATTGTGTTGGGTTGTATCATAGGAACAATGAGGAGGACCGGCGGTGCGTCGCGGCATGCGTCGTGCAAGGTACTTACACCCTGGAGAACGACAGAACCAAGTGCAGGATGAACGAGGATGCGCTGGCCCCACCGTGGTGGGAGAGCTTCAACTTCCGCCTCATTGAGGTGCTGGAGGACGAGGCTTTGAACAACAAGTTCATCTTTGGCGCCATCTTCGAGCAGCTGCCCCCAGAAGACACGCCGCGCCACCCATCCGCTCCGCAGTATATTGTGGCCTTCCGAGGGACCATGCCTTATCACCCAAAGATAATACAGGACATCCACCTTGACTTGAACGTCATTGCCAACACCCTCCCAAGCAGCGAGCGAACTAAGCTTGCGCGGCTGGCAGTGGAGAAGCTCCTGATTACAACCACCCAGGCCGGCTTGGAAAACTGCACCCTCTGGCTGACAGGGCACTCTGTCGGTGCGTCACTGGCGCTGGATGTGGGGCGGGCCATGATGTCGGACCGGGGCCTCAACCTCCCGACTTTCCTCTTCAACCCGCCGCAGATGTCCCTGGGTCCAGCAATCAACCTGCTGCTCCCGTCCGATGCGGTGTGGAGAGAGATGCAAGTCGCGAGCAACCTGGTAAAGGCCGGCCTCGGGCTAGTCCTCAATCCCCACCGGAGGCGCATGGAGGCCTTGTTCGAGCGGCTATCACCGTGGGCACCAAACCTCTACGTTCACGACAAGGACCTAGTCTGCCAGGGCTTCATCGCCTACTTCGAGCAGCGACAGCAAATGCAAGAGCGCTTCTCTACCGGCGTCGCAAAGTCCGCCACCACACTGTCCTACCGTGACATGCTCTTCTCGGCGGTCGGCAAGGAGAAAGAACGGTCACACCTCCTTCCGTCTGCGACGCTCTGGAAGAACTCCACCATGCGTAAAGACGTACGGGGTCTTCAGCAGACGTCTTTGGCAGCCCATGAGCTCCAGCAGTGGTGGAAACCGGACACGGAGCTCCGCTTGAGCAACAGGCGTTATAGCCTCCCGTGACCACTTATATATGCTCTCTGTTCCGTTGCTTCCGTACTGAAATATCTCATCATACATACGGCGGAAGCGTCGATGAAGCATTTGTTGGGAGATTGTAATCTCCCCTCGATCGGCAATCGAGTGGCAAACCTAGATCATATGAAATAACGCCACACACGTCTATCTCCTCATATTTGGCACGTCTAGAGAAAATGTCGTCGTCAAATCGAAATGTTTGTTTCTCAGGATTCGTATTATTCTCAACCACACTTATATTTGATATCATTGTAGACGTAACTGTAGATCTACCGAAAATCAAGCAATCACAGATGACGATACCGAGATTTGTTAATATAGTTCGGCAACTTGCCTATTTTGCAGGGCATGACTACATGAGCTCCTCTCCATTGATAACGCTGCACCGACCTCTTTGGTCGTCGGCACAAGCCGCTGGCTCCCCTTGCGCATCTACTGCTATCAAGTCGTCATGGATTACAGCATGTGGTGCCCCTCACATTATATGGGGGGCTCAGGCTACTAGAGTCCAACTCAAACACTACACGTGATCTATCCACACCTATTACAACTCAGAGTCCAAATGTTAACCAACTCATACACTAATATTCGACACAAACTCAACAAACTAAACCTTGGTGAATATTCTCCGCCACCTTGGGTTGGTCTAAGCATCATACCTCCATGTACTCAGGACTTGAGCTGTCTTTCATGAGCTCCACTGCTACTCCATGTTAGGATCCTATCCTACAGATATCTATACTTGGGCTTACCTCCTGGGCCGCAACATGGGCCTGGTCCGGTGCCAACCATCACGCTACATATAGTTGGGAGCAGACAACGATCAGACCATCCAAGTTGGATCAGGACGAACGGCGGCGAAACCTTCTCTCCCACCTTGGCTCTGTTCTTCCTTCCCCTTCATGCTTGTTCATCGGTTGATCTCGCGAATTATTGTATCTGTGAGTGACTGAGTGTTGTGAATAATTTGGCTGTTAACACTCCATGACTTCACGTGTCTCCACCTGCAACTATAGTTTCTTCTTCACTACTAGAAAAAAGACTAGCCGTAGAAtgctagcaatggcgcaccagaagtggtgcgccactggcgCACCACCACTGTTAGgtaacttagcagtggcgcacctggtTAGCAGTGAGCCACCACTAAGTTTAACCATGGTTTGACTCACCCCTATACATAGCAATGGTgcaccatgtagaggtgcgccactgctatttgAGGTAGCAGTTGCGCATCTCTACATGGTGCGTCATTGCTATGTATAGGGGGGTGATGGAAACGTTTGGGCACCACTTTGCAGTGGAGCACCATGCTTGGTGCGCCTAAGGATGGCAATTTTGCCCACCGTTATGGGTACCCGCGGGTACTGTACCCGCATGGGTAGGGTATGGGTACACGTTTATGCCCATGCGTAGTACCCATATACTACCCATTAATTCAGGGGTATGGCACGGGTATAGCCTCGTATCAGTGGGtctacccataccctgcccgtttATTGTAAATTTCATACGTGGCACGTCTACTTTTGTTGACTTATGAGTTAGAATATGAGAATATGATTATTATATTTTGTTAATTGTTATATACTCAACTACCTGTTATTGAGTTGAGATAATGTATTTTTTAATCAAATTTGTTATCGATAAATTTAAAATTGTGAGTGACTTGTGTACAATTTGACCTACCCACCGGGTACCCTATAGGTACGGGTACCCaccgggtatgggtatgggtaaagttttatacccaCGGGTACGGGTATGGGTAAAAGATTTTACCCATTAACTATACGGGTATGGGTTTGGTATTGCTCTACCCTGTCCATTGCCATCCTtatgtgcgccactgctaagtggtgCCCAAACATTTCCACCCCCCGCCCCCAATCGTCTTTTCggttttgaaaaaaataaaagaaatagatagaaatgtcaaaaaataaaatccttcgagatgcccatgtattatgtcatctagttttaatgagaattaacaaacataaattttgactttttttgcaaaatggcgtcatgtttcggtaaaacTGGATTTcttgttgcatacgacctccaatGAAAATCttttttatatgaaaatgtatatacgcgaaatttcctatccAATTTCAACCCCCTCCCGGCGTTTAGACAATTTTTAA
Coding sequences within it:
- the LOC127338010 gene encoding GDSL esterase/lipase At4g10955, whose amino-acid sequence is MASTADLADLADRFEVSGPARILYRATAGHPSTTMIDWLQKIYRFIAHNLMSIFTAGHPSPTMIDWIRRTYGSITNNILSDATGGDPSPAMIEGLRKLYGSITNNILSKATAGQPSSTMIDWNNEEDRRCVAACVVQGTYTLENDRTKCRMNEDALAPPWWESFNFRLIEVLEDEALNNKFIFGAIFEQLPPEDTPRHPSAPQYIVAFRGTMPYHPKIIQDIHLDLNVIANTLPSSERTKLARLAVEKLLITTTQAGLENCTLWLTGHSVGASLALDVGRAMMSDRGLNLPTFLFNPPQMSLGPAINLLLPSDAVWREMQVASNLVKAGLGLVLNPHRRRMEALFERLSPWAPNLYVHDKDLVCQGFIAYFEQRQQMQERFSTGVAKSATTLSYRDMLFSAVGKEKERSHLLPSATLWKNSTMRKDVRGLQQTSLAAHELQQWWKPDTELRLSNRRYSLP